One genomic region from Pseudoduganella lutea encodes:
- a CDS encoding family 43 glycosylhydrolase has product MRSCLFLLAAVFHAAAAAQVPTTYHNPLPVRLASGELAQNCADPAVLRDPQAAQATWYLYCTTDPVSRNEREGDGYRFRFLPVYRSTDLVHWDWVSDAFTDRPAPAAPKSWLWAPEPQYHDGRYWLYYTITDTADAHSPEPGCDGDSSIGVASSASPAGPWQASGKPVVGPRRAAPGCKFDWTFDPDVVVDDRGTRWLYYGSYGGGLFVQRLAADGLSVEGEPRRVGTSGRYEGAEVVRHDGWYYLFASATDCCAGPLTGYALHVGRAASPLGPFLDRQGNDMAAARAGGTPVLPQSGNRWVGAGHNSVLQDAAGQWWTIYHAIDLADPVFAPGLTRRPALLDRVDWVGGWPVVAEGQGPSDRALPAPATTAGARDPPRRLPAPASTCACFGARTSRNRQPRPGAGCATPARGVRRRKAWPGARSPVTCTWTPTRRRCCRAHCRLALATCASKRGCGSMRRTIAARRMCRPASWQCGMTTTT; this is encoded by the coding sequence GTGCGGTCATGCCTGTTTCTCCTGGCGGCGGTCTTCCATGCCGCCGCTGCTGCGCAAGTGCCCACCACGTATCACAATCCGCTGCCGGTCAGGCTGGCCAGCGGCGAGCTGGCGCAGAACTGCGCCGACCCGGCCGTGCTGCGCGATCCGCAGGCCGCGCAAGCCACGTGGTACCTGTACTGCACCACCGACCCGGTGAGCCGCAACGAGCGGGAAGGGGACGGTTACCGCTTCCGCTTCCTGCCCGTTTACCGGTCCACCGACCTGGTGCATTGGGACTGGGTAAGCGACGCCTTTACCGACCGCCCGGCGCCCGCCGCGCCGAAGTCCTGGCTGTGGGCGCCGGAGCCGCAATATCACGATGGCCGTTACTGGCTGTACTACACGATCACCGATACCGCCGATGCGCATAGTCCCGAGCCGGGCTGCGATGGCGACAGTTCCATTGGCGTCGCCAGCAGCGCGTCACCGGCCGGCCCGTGGCAGGCCAGCGGCAAGCCGGTGGTCGGCCCGCGCCGGGCGGCGCCGGGATGCAAGTTTGACTGGACGTTCGATCCGGATGTCGTCGTCGACGACCGCGGCACGCGCTGGCTGTACTACGGCAGCTATGGCGGCGGCCTGTTCGTGCAGCGCCTGGCCGCCGACGGCCTGTCGGTGGAAGGCGAGCCGCGGCGTGTCGGCACGTCGGGCCGGTACGAAGGGGCCGAGGTGGTGCGCCACGATGGCTGGTACTACCTGTTCGCATCGGCCACCGACTGCTGCGCCGGTCCGCTGACGGGCTATGCGCTGCACGTGGGCCGCGCCGCCAGCCCGCTCGGGCCATTCCTGGACCGGCAGGGCAACGACATGGCGGCGGCGCGGGCGGGCGGTACGCCGGTGCTGCCGCAGAGCGGCAACCGCTGGGTGGGCGCGGGGCACAATTCGGTGCTGCAGGATGCGGCGGGGCAGTGGTGGACGATCTACCATGCCATCGACCTGGCCGACCCGGTCTTCGCGCCGGGCCTGACGCGTCGGCCGGCGCTGCTGGACCGCGTGGACTGGGTCGGCGGCTGGCCGGTCGTGGCCGAAGGGCAGGGGCCATCGGATCGCGCACTGCCGGCCCCTGCGACGACCGCGGGGGCACGCGACCCGCCCCGGCGTTTGCCGGCACCGGCGTCGACGTGCGCTTGCTTTGGCGCGAGGACTTCACGCAACCGCCAGCCGCGCCCTGGCGCTGGCTGCGCGACCCCGGCACGTGGCGTGCGACGCCGGAAGGCCTGGCCTGGCGCACGCAGCCCGGTGACCTGCACGTGGACACCAACACGGCGCCGGTGCTGTCGCGCCCACTGCCGGCTGGCGCTGGCGACCTGCGCATCGAAACGCGGGTGCGGCTCGATGCGGCGGACGATTGCTGCACGCCGCATGTGCAGGCCGGCATCGTGGCAATGCGGGATGACGACAACTACGTGA
- a CDS encoding glycoside hydrolase family 2 TIM barrel-domain containing protein translates to MRALPKENEIVDHPRPQLRRHQWLNLDGPWQAMLDDDAVHHDPADVPFDRTIIVPFPPEAAASGVHDRGFRRRVWYRRVVGLDDDLLPSPDERLKLHFGAVNHRARVWINGHFAMQHKGGHGPFSIDVTRYLDGRSMEIVVQAEDDPHDMHKVRGKMDWELEPHSIWYPRTTGIWRTVWMEKVARSHVAAVRWTADVFTWQIRLDADITHHAPGSTVNVVLRLGDQVLVSDRCMLLENRLSRLFQLPDPGIDDARAHWMWSPESPQLIDAEITLHAADGLVLDHVVSYTALRTVSVDGDRFLLNSRPYYLRMVLDQGYWPESLMVASAEQLRQDVVLIKRLGFNGVRKHQKSEDPRWLYWCDVMGLCVWAEMPSAYGFSSETVHGVMEEWKELVARDISHPCIVAWVPTNESWGVPELMHDHRQVDFVRAMYHMTRALDGTRPVVGNDGWEMPCGDFVNIHDYHADPEELVSRYGTREGLKYTFEHVRPARRRLVIDGFEGTGKPLFLSEFGGIACMDEADPKGWGYSVARDGEELLERYRRLMDAIHRCRPLSGFCYTQLTDTFHEKNGLLTEQRVPKAPIAALAEATRGPDARLHDWYTDPLGHSELWRGKRAPEPAPMGGQAAAVPATPETTHASAGPEDQPGMAAPEPGFRLPSEAA, encoded by the coding sequence ATGAGAGCCCTGCCCAAGGAGAACGAGATCGTGGACCACCCCCGGCCGCAGTTGCGGCGCCACCAATGGCTGAACCTGGACGGACCGTGGCAGGCGATGCTGGACGACGATGCCGTGCACCACGATCCGGCCGACGTGCCGTTCGACCGCACGATCATCGTGCCGTTCCCGCCCGAGGCGGCGGCCAGCGGCGTGCACGACCGCGGCTTCCGCCGGCGCGTGTGGTACCGGCGGGTGGTGGGGCTGGACGACGACCTGCTGCCATCGCCGGACGAGCGGCTCAAGCTGCACTTCGGCGCCGTCAACCACCGCGCGCGGGTGTGGATCAACGGCCACTTCGCCATGCAGCACAAGGGTGGCCACGGGCCGTTCTCGATCGACGTGACACGCTACCTCGATGGCCGTTCGATGGAGATCGTCGTGCAGGCCGAGGACGACCCGCACGACATGCACAAGGTGCGCGGCAAGATGGACTGGGAGCTGGAGCCCCATTCGATCTGGTATCCCCGTACCACCGGCATCTGGCGCACCGTCTGGATGGAGAAGGTGGCACGCTCGCACGTCGCCGCGGTGCGCTGGACGGCCGATGTGTTCACGTGGCAGATCCGCCTTGATGCTGACATCACGCACCACGCGCCCGGCAGCACCGTCAACGTGGTGCTGCGCCTGGGCGACCAGGTGCTCGTGTCCGACCGCTGCATGCTGCTTGAAAACCGGCTGTCACGGCTGTTCCAGCTGCCGGATCCGGGCATCGACGATGCGCGGGCACACTGGATGTGGAGCCCGGAAAGCCCGCAGTTGATCGATGCGGAGATCACGCTGCACGCGGCCGATGGACTCGTGCTCGACCATGTGGTCAGCTACACGGCGCTGCGCACGGTGTCCGTCGATGGCGACCGTTTCCTGCTGAACAGCCGGCCGTATTACCTGCGCATGGTGCTGGACCAGGGCTACTGGCCGGAAAGCCTGATGGTGGCATCCGCCGAGCAGCTGCGCCAGGACGTAGTGCTGATCAAGCGGCTCGGCTTCAACGGCGTGCGCAAGCACCAGAAATCGGAAGACCCGCGCTGGCTGTACTGGTGCGACGTGATGGGCCTGTGCGTGTGGGCGGAAATGCCGTCGGCCTACGGCTTTTCCAGCGAAACCGTGCACGGCGTGATGGAGGAGTGGAAGGAACTCGTCGCGCGCGACATTTCCCACCCGTGCATCGTGGCCTGGGTGCCCACCAACGAATCGTGGGGCGTGCCGGAACTGATGCACGATCACCGCCAGGTCGACTTCGTGCGCGCCATGTACCACATGACGCGGGCGCTGGACGGCACGCGCCCCGTGGTGGGCAACGACGGCTGGGAAATGCCGTGCGGCGACTTCGTCAACATCCACGACTACCATGCCGACCCCGAGGAACTGGTGTCGCGTTATGGCACCCGCGAAGGCTTGAAGTACACGTTCGAACACGTGCGCCCGGCCCGGCGCCGCCTCGTGATCGACGGTTTCGAGGGCACCGGCAAGCCGCTGTTCCTGTCCGAGTTCGGCGGTATCGCGTGCATGGACGAAGCCGACCCGAAAGGATGGGGCTATTCGGTGGCGCGCGACGGCGAGGAACTGCTGGAACGCTACCGCCGGCTGATGGACGCGATCCACCGCTGCCGGCCGCTGTCCGGCTTCTGCTACACGCAGCTGACGGACACGTTCCATGAAAAGAACGGCCTGCTGACGGAGCAGCGCGTGCCGAAAGCACCGATCGCCGCGCTGGCCGAAGCCACGCGCGGGCCGGATGCGCGGCTGCACGACTGGTACACGGACCCGCTGGGGCACAGTGAACTGTGGCGTGGCAAGCGTGCGCCCGAGCCGGCGCCGATGGGGGGCCAGGCCGCGGCCGTGCCCGCGACGCCGGAAACCACGCACGCGTCGGCCGGGCCGGAAGACCAGCCGGGTATGGCGGCGCCGGAGCCTGGTTTCCGGTTGCCCAGCGAGGCGGCCTAG
- a CDS encoding extracellular solute-binding protein: MRAGQWSAVALALLLCCGGPARAEVQVVQMWTLLSGGDGARMRALIESFNASQQEVRVESTTLKWGEPFYTKVITATVAGAGPDLATIHLSRLPNLAGGGVLRPITTAELASAGLRGSDFLPRQWARSHYEGGAYAVPLDTHPLVLYYNKDLAGKAGLLDAQGRLTTIVGMPALTNAFRAVKEKTGKAGLAMEAAQSTYAIWRLWLSLLAQQGLPVVANGQFAYGPAGERTLAAIAHWFRAGYATAGQDYPASTSQFMAGNAGFMINGVWEVPELVRGTKAGTIGFRYGIAPLPQLYNNASTWADSHGFAIPANAGRPMTPEKTRAVLKFVAYVSTHSFGWAEGGHIPVYRPVAESAAARALMPNAEYAAAAANVVYDPAGWYMGAAGPLEAIASKFLPAPLAGQLTPADALRRFESEAQRLLKKRPPRY; the protein is encoded by the coding sequence ATGCGAGCTGGCCAATGGTCGGCCGTGGCGCTGGCGCTGCTGCTTTGTTGCGGCGGCCCGGCCCGGGCCGAGGTGCAGGTGGTGCAGATGTGGACGCTGCTGTCCGGCGGCGACGGCGCCCGCATGCGCGCGCTGATCGAGTCGTTCAACGCTTCCCAGCAGGAAGTGCGCGTGGAAAGCACCACGCTCAAGTGGGGCGAGCCGTTCTACACAAAGGTGATCACGGCCACCGTGGCCGGCGCGGGGCCGGACCTGGCGACGATCCACCTGTCGCGCCTGCCGAACCTGGCCGGCGGCGGCGTGCTGCGGCCCATCACCACCGCCGAGCTGGCGTCCGCCGGCCTGCGGGGCAGCGATTTCCTGCCGCGCCAGTGGGCCCGCTCGCACTATGAGGGCGGCGCCTATGCGGTGCCGCTCGACACCCACCCGCTGGTCCTGTATTACAACAAGGATCTGGCCGGCAAGGCCGGCCTGCTCGATGCACAAGGCAGGTTGACCACCATCGTCGGCATGCCGGCGCTCACGAACGCGTTCCGCGCCGTGAAGGAAAAGACGGGCAAGGCGGGCCTCGCGATGGAGGCGGCGCAAAGCACCTATGCGATCTGGCGCCTGTGGCTGTCGCTGCTGGCCCAGCAGGGCCTGCCCGTGGTGGCGAACGGCCAGTTCGCCTACGGGCCCGCCGGTGAACGCACGCTGGCCGCGATCGCGCACTGGTTCCGTGCCGGCTACGCGACGGCGGGGCAGGATTACCCCGCTTCGACCAGCCAGTTCATGGCCGGCAATGCCGGCTTCATGATCAACGGGGTATGGGAAGTGCCGGAGCTGGTGCGCGGCACGAAGGCCGGCACGATCGGTTTCCGTTACGGCATCGCACCGTTGCCGCAGTTGTACAACAATGCCAGCACCTGGGCCGATTCGCACGGGTTCGCGATTCCCGCCAACGCGGGCCGGCCGATGACGCCCGAAAAGACCCGCGCGGTGCTGAAGTTCGTCGCCTATGTCAGCACGCATTCGTTCGGCTGGGCCGAGGGCGGCCACATTCCCGTGTACCGACCCGTGGCCGAGTCCGCCGCGGCGCGCGCGCTGATGCCGAACGCGGAATACGCCGCGGCCGCGGCCAATGTCGTCTACGACCCGGCCGGCTGGTACATGGGTGCGGCGGGGCCGCTGGAAGCGATCGCATCGAAATTCCTGCCGGCGCCGCTGGCCGGCCAACTGACGCCCGCCGACGCGCTGCGCCGTTTTGAAAGCGAAGCGCAGCGCCTGCTGAAGAAGCGCCCGCCACGCTATTGA
- a CDS encoding carbohydrate ABC transporter permease yields the protein MRGRRSEMLSAMLLLLPFMAAFVLFFLLPALQTLYLSLTESSLTRTSAFVGLANYDTLIHDPSFWSSLGNTFYFSLLTVIPLTALGLVMALLVDHFTKASGWLQGAFFLPYVLPISVMTLIADWMLQPSSGIVNHLLGVQRAWFSDVDWAMPVVAIATVWWTVGFNMLIFIAGLRNIPREQYEAAALDGARGFAVFRYITWPALMPVTITALVLQLIASLKVFGQTYIMTTGGPFNTTRVTLHYMYETAFTQSDAGYAAAVAMAFMFIVVALGLAQALLLRKRKGRA from the coding sequence ATGAGGGGTCGCCGGTCCGAGATGCTGTCCGCCATGCTGCTGCTGTTGCCTTTCATGGCGGCATTCGTGCTGTTCTTCCTGCTGCCCGCCTTGCAGACGCTGTACCTGTCGCTGACCGAGAGCAGCCTGACGCGCACCAGCGCGTTTGTCGGGCTGGCCAACTATGACACGCTGATCCACGACCCGTCGTTCTGGTCATCGCTCGGCAACACGTTTTATTTTTCGCTGCTGACGGTCATTCCGCTGACCGCGCTCGGCCTGGTGATGGCGCTGCTGGTGGACCATTTCACGAAGGCGTCGGGCTGGCTGCAGGGCGCGTTCTTCCTGCCCTATGTGCTGCCGATCTCGGTGATGACGCTGATCGCGGACTGGATGCTGCAGCCCTCGTCGGGCATCGTCAACCACCTGCTGGGCGTGCAGCGCGCGTGGTTTTCCGACGTGGACTGGGCCATGCCCGTCGTGGCGATCGCCACGGTCTGGTGGACGGTGGGTTTCAACATGCTGATCTTCATCGCCGGCCTGCGCAATATCCCGCGCGAGCAGTACGAGGCCGCGGCGCTGGACGGCGCGCGCGGCTTCGCCGTGTTCCGTTACATCACGTGGCCGGCGCTGATGCCCGTGACGATCACGGCGCTCGTGCTGCAACTGATCGCTTCGCTGAAAGTGTTCGGCCAGACCTACATCATGACGACGGGCGGGCCGTTCAATACGACGCGGGTCACGCTGCACTACATGTATGAAACGGCGTTCACGCAAAGCGACGCCGGCTACGCCGCGGCCGTGGCCATGGCATTCATGTTCATCGTTGTCGCACTGGGACTGGCGCAGGCGCTGCTGCTGCGCAAACGAAAGGGGCGCGCATGA
- a CDS encoding carbohydrate ABC transporter permease has product MKHTPLHWTVVAAVSALALAMLWVAPLLWALSTSLRPEYETIAPTLHLLPQRWTVEAFTKTLGAGNVPRWLFNSALVALAVTAVTMAISLMAAFAFSQLRFRGRNLLFMVSMLALLLPFEALLVPLFRTMNGLGLINTYAGIVLPQVVSPVVIYVFRQFFDAVPNDFRDAALLDGASPLRVLWSVYLPMSGNIVWAMAIVTFIAAWNNFLWPFIIVTSNDMMTIPLGLTQTYDAFGVRYAQLMAAALLGAFPVALAYIVFQRRVTQGLLAATGLKG; this is encoded by the coding sequence ATGAAGCATACGCCGCTGCACTGGACCGTGGTGGCCGCCGTGTCGGCACTGGCGCTGGCGATGCTGTGGGTGGCGCCGCTGCTGTGGGCGCTGTCGACGTCGCTGCGGCCCGAGTACGAGACCATCGCGCCCACCCTGCACCTGCTGCCGCAGCGCTGGACCGTGGAAGCGTTCACGAAGACGCTCGGCGCTGGCAACGTGCCGCGCTGGCTGTTCAACAGCGCACTGGTGGCGCTGGCCGTCACCGCCGTCACGATGGCGATCAGCCTGATGGCCGCCTTTGCGTTTTCCCAGCTGCGTTTTCGCGGGCGCAACCTGCTGTTCATGGTGTCGATGCTGGCACTGCTGCTGCCGTTCGAGGCGCTGCTGGTGCCGCTGTTCCGCACGATGAACGGGCTTGGCCTCATCAACACCTATGCCGGCATCGTGCTGCCGCAAGTGGTGTCGCCGGTGGTGATCTATGTGTTCCGCCAGTTCTTCGACGCGGTGCCGAACGATTTCCGCGATGCCGCGCTGCTGGACGGGGCATCGCCCCTGCGGGTGCTGTGGAGTGTCTACCTGCCCATGTCCGGCAATATCGTGTGGGCGATGGCGATCGTCACGTTCATCGCGGCATGGAACAATTTCCTGTGGCCGTTCATCATCGTCACGTCGAACGACATGATGACGATCCCCCTCGGCCTCACGCAAACCTACGATGCGTTCGGCGTGCGCTACGCGCAGTTGATGGCGGCCGCGCTGCTCGGCGCCTTCCCCGTCGCGCTGGCCTACATCGTGTTCCAGCGCCGCGTTACGCAGGGGCTGCTGGCCGCTACGGGCCTGAAAGGGTAG
- a CDS encoding TonB-dependent receptor — protein MISPLMTTPMRRAVAAALCAMAAGAAGAQQTPDPAAPPTAAQPPAQPADTPSASSSPSAPAAGQATPDTSGQSAPAQATGGSDAAVQGGPIATVEVTGIRRSIRSAEQIKRDATQVVDSINADDIGKFPDRAAGDALQRIAGVQVGRDRGETSTVTIRGLPDVVTSLDGNDIFTGRGRRLQYQDLPVQSIGGMDVYKSATANQPEGGIAGAIDIRLRAPFDYKGRTVTGYLENRRQKVNGSDAAETRNSPGGGALYSDRWNSGAGEMGLLVDVAYNKEHWGYPVQWVDRPDRIFSVSPDGTAVRLNDDQPLAPLNAGDRLGNLPQVGGIYNGGERERFSGHGAFQWKINPKLDFTTQYLGTGYRARTATDYILGIVGWAPRLNNVVLGDRGCDTPSGQICPIVSAVAPPAQFSPNPYDWDPYVATSAWGTQERTNTHFLNTKLRFRDGPWDVTTGLAFTHSKFIQDRVIVDQQIPNATVNVYTYGADGHGGYNAVTTPTSGTPLRDPREFVLRGLVQNWEESLGKQTQWRTDGTYKLSEGFVRAINVGLKLSSRSTTYHSAERASDVNRTARPNPVDAFGPGFETLSPGVDRLGGQYYVPSYDFLIDQADRVRAVYGAPAGRVPDDPNRVFEQRERSTAGYVSARWQTTVGGIDVSGDAGVRVIHVKRKLEGTSRVGDVITPIDLSTSENNYLPSISALVGWRQNLQSHFSAGKTLTRPDFLRLNPALSLIPPTVNAPGTGSAGNANLAPTKSTNLDATLEYYFTGNGYAQLALFHRDFTGYLQDYTQDEIIDGQRYRVTRPQNSGQGTLKGFEFGTQKFFDFLPGFWSGFGAQYNFTWIKDENETRLDVNSAALTKTRLIDVARKSHNFALLYEGHGLTGRLAATRRGDYVEQVAEPRFLQDRVVKASTYVDLSLSYELTRNISLQFDAINLTKEKYESYVGDTMRPRDIRYTPTTYGLGLRFKL, from the coding sequence ATGATTTCCCCCTTGATGACGACGCCAATGCGCCGTGCCGTTGCCGCCGCCCTGTGCGCAATGGCCGCCGGTGCCGCCGGCGCGCAGCAAACCCCCGACCCCGCCGCACCGCCCACCGCGGCCCAACCTCCGGCCCAACCGGCCGACACGCCTTCCGCATCTTCTTCGCCTTCCGCGCCAGCCGCCGGCCAGGCCACGCCGGACACGTCCGGCCAGTCCGCGCCGGCGCAGGCCACCGGCGGTAGTGATGCCGCCGTGCAGGGCGGCCCCATCGCCACCGTGGAAGTGACGGGCATTCGCCGCAGCATCCGTTCGGCCGAGCAGATCAAGCGCGACGCCACCCAGGTCGTGGACTCGATCAACGCCGACGATATCGGCAAGTTCCCCGACCGCGCGGCCGGCGATGCGCTGCAACGGATCGCCGGCGTGCAGGTGGGCCGCGACCGGGGCGAGACATCGACGGTGACGATCCGCGGCCTGCCGGACGTGGTCACGTCGCTGGACGGCAACGACATCTTCACCGGCCGCGGTCGCCGCCTGCAATACCAGGACCTGCCCGTGCAATCGATCGGCGGCATGGACGTGTACAAGTCCGCCACCGCCAACCAGCCAGAGGGCGGCATCGCCGGCGCCATCGACATCCGCCTGCGCGCGCCGTTCGACTACAAGGGCCGGACCGTGACCGGCTACCTGGAAAACCGCCGGCAGAAGGTCAACGGCAGCGACGCCGCCGAGACCCGCAACAGCCCCGGCGGCGGCGCGCTGTACAGCGACCGCTGGAACAGCGGCGCCGGCGAAATGGGCCTGCTGGTCGATGTGGCGTACAACAAGGAGCACTGGGGCTATCCGGTGCAGTGGGTGGACCGCCCGGACCGCATCTTCTCGGTCAGCCCGGACGGCACGGCCGTGCGGCTGAACGACGACCAGCCGCTCGCGCCATTGAACGCGGGCGACCGGCTGGGCAACCTGCCGCAGGTGGGCGGCATCTACAACGGCGGCGAACGCGAACGCTTTTCCGGGCATGGCGCATTCCAGTGGAAGATCAATCCGAAGCTCGACTTCACCACGCAATACCTCGGCACCGGCTATCGTGCCCGCACCGCGACCGACTATATCCTGGGCATCGTGGGCTGGGCGCCGCGCCTGAACAACGTGGTCTTGGGCGACCGGGGCTGCGACACGCCGTCGGGGCAGATCTGCCCGATCGTGTCGGCCGTCGCGCCACCCGCGCAGTTTTCCCCGAACCCCTATGACTGGGATCCCTATGTCGCCACCAGTGCCTGGGGCACGCAGGAGCGCACGAACACCCATTTCCTGAACACGAAGCTGCGCTTCCGCGACGGGCCGTGGGACGTCACGACGGGCCTGGCGTTCACCCACTCGAAGTTCATCCAGGACCGGGTGATCGTCGACCAGCAGATTCCCAACGCCACGGTGAATGTCTATACGTATGGGGCGGATGGTCACGGCGGGTACAACGCCGTGACGACGCCCACCAGCGGAACGCCACTGCGCGACCCACGCGAGTTCGTGCTGCGCGGCCTCGTGCAGAACTGGGAAGAGTCGCTCGGCAAGCAGACCCAGTGGCGCACCGACGGCACGTACAAGCTGAGCGAAGGATTCGTCCGCGCGATCAACGTGGGCCTGAAACTGTCGTCGCGTTCCACCACCTATCATTCGGCGGAACGGGCGAGCGACGTAAACCGCACCGCGCGGCCGAATCCGGTCGACGCGTTCGGGCCGGGCTTTGAAACCCTCAGCCCCGGCGTGGACCGGCTGGGCGGCCAGTACTACGTGCCGTCGTACGACTTCCTGATCGACCAGGCGGACCGCGTGCGCGCCGTGTACGGGGCGCCGGCGGGCCGCGTGCCGGATGACCCGAACCGTGTGTTCGAGCAGCGCGAGCGCTCGACCGCCGGCTATGTCAGCGCGCGCTGGCAGACCACGGTCGGCGGCATCGACGTGAGCGGCGATGCGGGCGTGCGCGTCATCCACGTGAAGCGCAAGCTGGAAGGCACGAGCCGCGTGGGCGACGTGATCACGCCGATCGACCTGTCGACATCGGAAAACAACTACCTGCCGAGCATCTCCGCCCTGGTCGGCTGGCGCCAGAACCTGCAGTCCCACTTCTCGGCCGGCAAGACGCTGACGCGGCCGGACTTCCTGCGCCTGAACCCCGCGCTGTCGCTGATCCCGCCCACCGTCAACGCACCGGGCACCGGCAGCGCCGGCAATGCCAACCTGGCGCCGACCAAGTCGACCAATCTCGATGCGACGCTGGAATACTATTTCACCGGCAACGGCTATGCGCAACTGGCCTTGTTCCATCGCGACTTCACGGGCTACCTGCAGGATTACACGCAGGACGAGATCATCGACGGCCAGCGCTACCGCGTGACGCGGCCGCAGAACTCCGGCCAGGGCACGCTGAAGGGCTTTGAATTCGGCACGCAGAAATTCTTCGACTTCCTGCCCGGCTTCTGGAGCGGCTTCGGCGCACAGTACAACTTCACGTGGATCAAGGACGAGAACGAAACCCGGCTCGACGTGAATTCGGCCGCGCTGACGAAGACCCGGCTGATCGACGTGGCGCGCAAGAGCCACAACTTCGCGCTGCTCTACGAAGGCCACGGCCTGACCGGGCGGCTGGCGGCCACGCGGCGCGGCGACTACGTGGAACAGGTGGCCGAACCGCGCTTCCTGCAGGACCGGGTCGTCAAGGCATCCACGTATGTCGACCTGTCGCTGTCGTACGAACTCACCAGGAACATCTCGCTGCAGTTCGACGCGATCAACCTGACGAAAGAGAAGTACGAAAGCTACGTGGGCGACACGATGCGCCCGCGCGACATCCGCTACACGCCCACCACGTATGGCCTGGGCCTGCGGTTCAAGCTGTGA
- a CDS encoding glycoside hydrolase family 43 protein, whose translation MTEYVNPVYPATFADPFVLRHGSYYYAYGTAPGGADGRAFPVLRSPDLVSWEPLGYALVPPGGHDFWAPEVAYDDGMFYMYYSTQGIEGRDHQLRVATSADPAGPFVDAGVVLVPDQPFSIDAHPFKDDDGQWYLFYCVDFLELEDDHRVGTGIVVDRMTSMTALEGKPRMVHRPHEDWHLFLKQRTMYGNVYDWHTVEGAAVLKQEGRYYCFYSGGAWEKENYGVSYVVADHPLGPYRRPEEGGRALLMSTLPGHLIGPGHNSFVASPGGDETWIVYHAWGPDRAGRRMCIDRLRWEGGRPVTEGPTATPQAAPV comes from the coding sequence ATGACTGAGTATGTGAATCCCGTGTACCCGGCGACGTTCGCCGACCCGTTCGTGCTGCGCCATGGGAGTTATTACTATGCCTATGGCACGGCACCGGGCGGGGCGGACGGGCGCGCGTTCCCCGTGCTGCGCTCGCCGGACCTGGTGAGCTGGGAACCGCTCGGCTACGCCCTCGTGCCGCCAGGCGGCCATGACTTCTGGGCGCCAGAAGTGGCGTACGACGACGGCATGTTCTACATGTATTACTCGACGCAGGGCATCGAGGGGCGTGATCACCAGCTGCGCGTGGCCACGAGCGCCGATCCGGCCGGGCCCTTTGTCGATGCCGGCGTGGTCCTGGTGCCCGACCAGCCATTCTCGATCGATGCCCACCCGTTCAAGGATGACGACGGCCAGTGGTATCTGTTCTACTGCGTCGATTTCCTCGAGCTGGAAGACGACCACCGCGTGGGCACCGGCATCGTCGTCGACCGGATGACCAGCATGACGGCGCTGGAAGGCAAGCCGCGCATGGTGCACCGGCCGCACGAGGACTGGCACCTGTTCCTGAAGCAGCGCACGATGTATGGCAACGTCTACGACTGGCACACGGTGGAAGGCGCGGCCGTGCTGAAGCAGGAGGGGCGTTATTACTGCTTCTACAGCGGCGGGGCCTGGGAAAAGGAAAACTATGGCGTCAGCTACGTGGTGGCCGACCATCCGCTTGGGCCATACCGACGGCCGGAAGAGGGCGGGCGGGCGCTGCTGATGAGTACACTGCCGGGGCACTTGATCGGCCCGGGCCACAATTCGTTCGTGGCGTCGCCGGGTGGCGATGAAACGTGGATCGTGTACCACGCCTGGGGGCCGGACCGTGCCGGGCGGCGCATGTGCATCGACCGGCTGCGGTGGGAAGGCGGCCGGCCGGTGACGGAGGGGCCCACCGCAACGCCGCAGGCGGCGCCGGTGTAG